From Bosea sp. NBC_00550, the proteins below share one genomic window:
- the gyrB gene encoding DNA topoisomerase (ATP-hydrolyzing) subunit B, which translates to MTDAALSAQPDDYGADSIKVLKGLDAVRKRPGMYIGDTDDGSGLHHMVYEVVDNAIDEALAGHANLVTVTLNAEGSVTVTDNGRGIPTDIHSEEGISAAEVIMTQLHAGGKFDQNSYKVSGGLHGVGVSVVNALSVSLKLRIWRGGHEHFMEFRHGDAVAPLAVVGPQGDKRGTEVTFLPSQETFTMVEFDYKTLEHRLRELAFLNSGVRIVLTDARHAEIVREELMYDGGVEAFVRYLDRAKTAVIEKPIMLSSEKDGITVDVALWWNDSYHENVLCFTNNIPQRDGGTHLAGFRAALTRQITGYAESSGISKKEKISLTGDDCREGLTAIVSVKVPDPKFSSQTKDKLVSSEVRPVVENVVNQALSEWLEEHPNEAKTIVGKVAEAAAAREAARKARDLTRRKGALDIASLPGKLADCQERDPAKSELFIVEGDSAGGSAKQGRAREYQAVLPLRGKILNVERARFDKMLSSDQVGTLITALGAGIGRAEADQGGFNLAKLRYHKIIIMTDADVDGAHIRTLLLTFFYRQMPELIDAGHLFIAQPPLYKAARGKSHVYLKDERALEQYLIDSTLEGATFRTSEGVERGGTDLRALIEEARSVRNALAQLHSRYDRRVVEQMAIAGVLHPLSEDNEAQANEAAAAIAKRLDAISDELERGWEGKIVDGGFVFSRMIRGVKQAATIDAGLLASAEARKLDAAAISLQEAYAKPAMLARKGDSFPINGPTDLFDAVSAIGKKGVALQRYKGLGEMNPDQLWETTLDRDVRTLLRVKNDQNDEADDLFVKLMGDVVEPRREFIQTNALNATVDI; encoded by the coding sequence ATGACCGATGCCGCGCTCAGCGCCCAGCCCGACGATTACGGCGCCGATTCCATCAAGGTTCTCAAGGGCTTGGATGCAGTTCGCAAGCGGCCGGGCATGTATATCGGCGACACCGATGACGGCTCGGGCCTGCACCACATGGTCTATGAAGTCGTCGACAACGCCATCGACGAAGCGCTTGCCGGCCACGCCAACCTCGTCACGGTGACGCTGAACGCCGAGGGATCGGTCACCGTGACCGACAACGGCCGCGGCATTCCCACCGATATCCACAGCGAGGAAGGCATCTCGGCGGCCGAGGTCATCATGACCCAGCTCCATGCCGGCGGTAAGTTCGACCAGAACTCCTACAAGGTCTCGGGCGGCCTGCACGGCGTCGGCGTCTCCGTCGTCAACGCGCTCTCGGTCTCGCTCAAGCTGCGCATCTGGCGCGGGGGCCACGAGCACTTCATGGAATTCCGCCATGGCGATGCGGTGGCGCCGCTCGCGGTGGTCGGCCCGCAGGGCGACAAGCGCGGTACGGAGGTCACCTTCCTGCCGTCACAAGAGACCTTCACCATGGTGGAGTTCGATTACAAGACGCTGGAGCACCGGCTGCGCGAACTCGCCTTCCTGAACTCCGGCGTGCGTATCGTGCTGACCGATGCTCGCCATGCCGAAATCGTCCGCGAAGAGCTGATGTACGACGGCGGCGTCGAGGCCTTCGTGCGCTATCTCGACCGCGCCAAGACAGCGGTGATCGAGAAGCCGATCATGCTGAGCTCGGAGAAGGACGGCATCACCGTCGACGTCGCGCTGTGGTGGAACGACAGCTACCACGAGAACGTGCTCTGCTTCACCAACAACATCCCGCAGCGCGATGGCGGCACCCATCTCGCCGGCTTTCGCGCCGCGCTGACGCGCCAGATCACCGGCTATGCCGAAAGCTCGGGGATCTCGAAGAAGGAGAAGATCTCGCTCACCGGCGACGATTGCCGCGAAGGCCTGACCGCGATCGTCTCGGTCAAGGTGCCCGATCCGAAGTTCTCCTCGCAGACCAAGGACAAGCTGGTCTCCTCCGAGGTGCGTCCGGTCGTCGAGAACGTCGTCAACCAGGCCCTGTCCGAGTGGCTCGAAGAGCATCCCAACGAAGCCAAGACCATCGTCGGCAAGGTGGCGGAAGCCGCTGCCGCGCGCGAAGCCGCGCGCAAGGCGCGCGACCTCACCCGCCGCAAGGGCGCGCTCGATATCGCCTCGCTCCCGGGCAAGCTCGCCGACTGCCAGGAGCGCGATCCGGCCAAGTCCGAGCTGTTCATCGTCGAGGGTGACTCGGCCGGCGGCTCCGCCAAACAGGGCCGTGCTCGCGAATACCAGGCCGTGCTGCCGCTGCGCGGCAAGATCCTCAACGTCGAGCGTGCCCGCTTCGACAAGATGCTCTCCTCCGACCAGGTCGGCACGCTGATCACGGCGCTCGGCGCCGGTATCGGCCGGGCTGAGGCCGACCAAGGCGGCTTCAACCTGGCGAAGCTGCGCTACCACAAGATCATCATCATGACCGACGCCGACGTCGATGGCGCCCATATCCGCACGCTGCTGCTGACCTTCTTCTATCGGCAGATGCCGGAACTGATCGATGCCGGCCATCTCTTCATCGCCCAGCCGCCGCTCTACAAGGCGGCGCGCGGCAAGAGCCACGTCTATCTCAAGGACGAGCGGGCGCTGGAGCAATACCTGATCGACTCGACGCTGGAGGGGGCGACCTTCCGCACCAGCGAGGGCGTCGAGCGCGGCGGAACCGATCTGCGCGCGCTGATCGAGGAGGCCCGCAGCGTCCGCAATGCGCTCGCCCAGCTCCATTCGCGCTACGACCGGCGCGTCGTCGAGCAGATGGCGATCGCAGGGGTGCTTCACCCGCTGAGCGAGGACAACGAGGCGCAGGCGAACGAAGCGGCGGCCGCGATCGCGAAACGGCTCGATGCGATCTCGGACGAGCTGGAACGCGGCTGGGAAGGCAAGATCGTCGATGGCGGCTTCGTGTTCTCGCGCATGATCCGCGGCGTGAAGCAGGCGGCGACGATCGATGCCGGGCTGCTCGCCAGCGCGGAAGCCCGCAAGCTCGATGCCGCGGCGATTTCCCTGCAGGAAGCCTATGCCAAGCCAGCGATGCTCGCCCGCAAAGGCGATTCCTTCCCCATCAACGGCCCCACCGACCTGTTCGATGCGGTCTCGGCCATCGGCAAGAAGGGCGTCGCGCTGCAGCGCTACAAAGGGCTGGGCGAGATGAACCCCGACCAGCTCTGGGAGACGACGCTCGACCGCGACGTCCGCACGCTGCTGCGCGTCAAGAACGACCAGAACGACGAGGCCGACGATCTCTTCGTCAAGCTGATGGGCGATGTCGTCGAGCCGCGCCGCGAGTTCATCCAGACCAACGCGCTCAACGCGACCGTCGATATCTGA